A portion of the Krasilnikovia cinnamomea genome contains these proteins:
- a CDS encoding MmcQ/YjbR family DNA-binding protein, with protein sequence MAVTYAQVREWVLALPGTREVMVEQWGHPTLRVGDKMIAGGAPDSPTMSVKATREEQAELIAGAPQTYAVADYVGRYGWVRVDLASADPEELHQVVVEAWRRTAPKRLVKEYESGQH encoded by the coding sequence ATGGCGGTCACCTACGCGCAGGTGCGCGAGTGGGTGCTGGCGCTGCCGGGCACCCGCGAGGTCATGGTCGAGCAGTGGGGGCACCCGACCCTGCGGGTCGGCGACAAGATGATCGCCGGGGGCGCGCCGGACTCACCCACGATGTCGGTCAAGGCGACGCGGGAGGAGCAGGCCGAGCTGATCGCGGGCGCGCCGCAGACGTACGCGGTCGCCGACTACGTCGGGCGCTACGGCTGGGTACGGGTCGACCTGGCCAGCGCCGATCCCGAGGAACTGCACCAGGTCGTCGTGGAGGCGTGGCGGCGTACCGCACCGAAGCGGCTGGTCAAGGAGTACGAGTCAGGCCAGCACTAG
- a CDS encoding site-2 protease family protein — MNVPSSVGPRNAFVPSPVFVGIVALTAVSGWMAWTGFGNVRVDVFLFIVSGWLLSLCLHEYAHAAVAYACGDRGVAERGYLRLNPLKYTSPLLSIVLPIIAVVLGGIGLPGGAVWIDHSLVRTRARESLISLAGPATNVLFALLIAVPFALGAGQDLGFSGGELVGEHANFWIALAALGFLQVTASVLNFLPVPGLDGGNIVRPWLNREYQRAYDLFAPYGFILLFVLLWQSKINVWFFSFVGVLCDAIGIPDLAGRVGLEWMRFWAET, encoded by the coding sequence GTGAACGTGCCCAGTTCGGTGGGGCCGCGCAACGCGTTCGTCCCCAGTCCCGTCTTCGTCGGCATCGTCGCGCTGACCGCGGTGAGCGGCTGGATGGCGTGGACCGGCTTCGGCAACGTCCGGGTCGACGTCTTCCTGTTCATCGTGTCCGGCTGGCTGCTGTCGCTGTGCCTGCACGAGTACGCCCACGCCGCGGTCGCCTACGCCTGCGGTGACCGGGGCGTGGCCGAGCGTGGCTACCTGCGGCTCAACCCGCTGAAGTACACCAGCCCGCTGCTGTCCATCGTGCTGCCGATCATCGCGGTGGTGCTCGGCGGCATCGGCCTGCCCGGCGGTGCGGTGTGGATCGACCACTCGCTGGTCCGTACCCGGGCCCGCGAATCGTTGATCAGCCTCGCCGGCCCGGCCACCAATGTGCTGTTCGCGCTGCTCATCGCGGTGCCGTTCGCGCTGGGTGCGGGGCAGGACCTCGGCTTCAGTGGCGGGGAGCTCGTCGGCGAGCACGCCAACTTCTGGATCGCCCTGGCGGCGCTGGGGTTCCTGCAGGTGACCGCGAGCGTGCTCAACTTCCTGCCCGTTCCGGGCCTCGACGGCGGCAACATCGTCCGGCCCTGGCTGAACCGTGAATACCAGCGCGCCTACGACCTGTTCGCCCCGTACGGATTCATCCTGCTCTTCGTGCTGTTGTGGCAGTCCAAGATCAACGTGTGGTTCTTCTCATTCGTCGGCGTGCTCTGCGACGCCATCGGCATTCCGGATCTCGCCGGACGCGTGGGCCTGGAGTGGATGCGGTTCTGGGCCGAGACCTGA
- a CDS encoding aldo/keto reductase family protein — MEFRHLGRSGLMISEIAYGNWITHGSQVEEEAAAACVQAALDVGITTFDTADVYAGTRAEEVLGRALQGQRREGLEILTKVYWPTGPGPNDRGLSRKHIMESIAGSLRRLQTDYVDVYQAHRFDYSTPLEETMQAFADIVHSGKALYIGVSEWKAAEIRAGAELAKELKIQLVSNQPQYSMLWRVIEAEVVPTCEELGLGQVVFSPIAQGVLTGKYQPGQPPPAGSRATDESGSGFMQRLLTDEVLTTVQKLRPLADQAGLSMAQLAVAWVLQNPNVSAAIVGASRPEQVYDNAKASGVKLDADLLKAIDEILDPIAERDPAHTASPARRP; from the coding sequence ATGGAGTTCCGTCACCTCGGCCGTTCCGGCCTCATGATCAGCGAGATCGCCTACGGCAACTGGATCACTCACGGCTCCCAGGTCGAGGAGGAGGCCGCCGCCGCGTGCGTGCAGGCCGCCCTCGACGTGGGCATCACGACCTTCGACACCGCGGACGTGTACGCGGGCACCCGCGCGGAGGAGGTGCTCGGTCGCGCACTGCAGGGGCAGCGCCGGGAGGGTCTGGAGATCCTCACCAAGGTCTACTGGCCGACCGGCCCGGGGCCGAACGACCGCGGCCTGTCCCGCAAGCACATCATGGAGTCGATCGCCGGTTCGCTGCGCCGCCTGCAGACCGACTACGTCGACGTCTACCAGGCCCACCGCTTCGACTATTCGACTCCGCTGGAGGAGACGATGCAGGCGTTCGCCGACATCGTGCACTCCGGCAAGGCCCTCTACATCGGCGTCTCCGAGTGGAAGGCCGCGGAGATCCGCGCGGGCGCCGAGCTGGCCAAGGAACTGAAGATCCAGCTCGTGTCGAACCAGCCCCAGTACTCGATGCTGTGGCGGGTCATCGAGGCCGAGGTCGTGCCCACCTGTGAGGAGCTGGGTCTGGGCCAGGTGGTCTTCTCCCCGATCGCACAGGGCGTGCTGACCGGCAAGTACCAGCCGGGCCAGCCGCCGCCGGCGGGCTCCCGGGCGACGGACGAGTCCGGCTCCGGGTTCATGCAGCGGCTGCTGACCGACGAGGTGCTGACGACCGTACAGAAGCTGCGGCCGCTGGCCGATCAGGCCGGGTTGTCGATGGCGCAGCTCGCCGTGGCCTGGGTGCTGCAGAACCCGAACGTCTCGGCCGCCATCGTCGGCGCCTCCCGCCCGGAGCAGGTCTACGACAACGCGAAGGCGTCCGGCGTGAAGCTCGACGCGGACCTGCTCAAGGCGATCGACGAGATCCTCGACCCGATCGCCGAGCGCGACCCGGCGCACACCGCCAGCCCGGCCCGGCGCCCCTGA
- a CDS encoding bifunctional adenosylcobinamide kinase/adenosylcobinamide-phosphate guanylyltransferase, which produces MSVDRWNTVLVLGGIRSGKSAFAESLVADAASVRYIATAAGAPDDPEWNARIEAHRRRRPASWYTEETATDPARLAVLLADAKPGDMLLVDDLGGWVAALLDPARRSDPAAHEDSAPTGTPVAAAGTAVPSATGDVVASATGDAVVALADAVRECEARVVFVSPEVGLSLVPTNPVGRAFTDSLGAANQAVAAACDAVVLVIAGQPTWLKPTGPEVAALSTAPALAAAAAPGTTATAPTAPATTATAPTAPDTTATTTPAPTAPTAATTPLPAPTIAPVPVDVVTAETPAGSVPDIEPGMDLPLPDNDAGPDARDRLETLDLPGSGLGALGEAVEFAAAAQGTTVPRPWGPVRLLLLAGEHTGDAAAGADPDDADRRVAAATDGSGPLARLAAGADADIQVVRVAAAGAMEDGPVLDADGVEAALRQGWALAEQAADDGRDALVLGACGTGTEAAATAVMAASTGAEPVAVLPRVLVPGGRYDDEAWMRRCAAVRDALHRIRREPRGARDILSQLGGADVAVATGVLLGAAARRLPVLLDGPVGIAAGLVARDLAAQTRHWCLLAEAGTLALVKQGADVLGLTPVLQLGLDLGEGANALAALPLLRSAIGLTESLGVHPALLDSPGDPGWEDADFVEPEPDGPGPARAPGA; this is translated from the coding sequence ATGTCCGTTGATCGGTGGAACACCGTCCTGGTGCTCGGCGGCATCCGTTCCGGCAAGTCCGCGTTCGCCGAGTCCCTGGTCGCGGACGCGGCGTCGGTCCGCTACATCGCCACGGCCGCCGGGGCGCCGGATGATCCCGAATGGAACGCCCGGATCGAGGCGCATCGGCGCCGCCGACCGGCTTCCTGGTACACCGAGGAGACCGCCACCGACCCCGCCCGGCTGGCCGTGCTGCTGGCGGACGCGAAGCCCGGCGACATGCTGCTCGTCGACGACCTGGGTGGCTGGGTGGCCGCCCTGCTCGACCCGGCCCGCCGCTCGGACCCGGCGGCGCACGAGGACTCAGCCCCGACCGGCACGCCGGTCGCAGCGGCCGGCACCGCGGTTCCGTCGGCCACCGGCGACGTCGTTGCGTCGGCCACCGGCGACGCGGTCGTGGCGCTGGCCGACGCGGTGCGCGAGTGCGAAGCCCGGGTGGTGTTCGTGAGCCCCGAGGTGGGGTTGTCGCTGGTGCCGACGAACCCGGTGGGCCGCGCCTTCACGGACTCCCTCGGCGCCGCGAACCAGGCCGTCGCGGCGGCCTGCGACGCCGTGGTTCTGGTCATCGCGGGCCAGCCGACCTGGCTGAAGCCAACCGGCCCGGAGGTGGCCGCGCTGTCCACGGCCCCGGCCCTCGCCGCAGCCGCCGCCCCGGGAACGACCGCCACCGCACCCACCGCCCCTGCAACGACCGCCACCGCACCCACCGCCCCGGACACGACCGCCACCACGACGCCCGCACCGACCGCACCGACCGCAGCCACGACCCCGTTGCCCGCGCCGACCATCGCGCCGGTCCCCGTCGACGTGGTCACCGCCGAGACGCCGGCCGGATCGGTGCCCGACATCGAACCCGGCATGGACCTGCCGCTGCCCGACAACGACGCCGGCCCGGACGCCCGCGACCGCCTGGAGACCCTGGACCTGCCCGGGTCGGGCCTGGGCGCCCTCGGCGAGGCGGTCGAATTCGCCGCGGCCGCCCAGGGCACCACGGTGCCGCGCCCGTGGGGCCCGGTACGCCTGCTGCTGCTGGCGGGCGAGCACACCGGCGACGCCGCCGCCGGGGCCGACCCGGACGACGCGGACCGCCGGGTCGCCGCGGCGACCGACGGTTCCGGGCCACTGGCCCGGCTGGCCGCCGGGGCGGACGCCGACATCCAGGTCGTCCGGGTGGCGGCCGCAGGGGCCATGGAGGACGGCCCGGTGCTCGACGCCGACGGCGTGGAGGCCGCGCTGCGGCAGGGCTGGGCGCTGGCCGAGCAGGCCGCGGACGACGGCCGGGACGCGCTGGTGCTCGGCGCGTGCGGCACCGGCACGGAGGCCGCCGCGACGGCCGTGATGGCGGCCAGCACCGGCGCCGAGCCGGTCGCCGTGCTGCCGCGGGTCCTGGTGCCGGGCGGCCGGTACGACGACGAGGCGTGGATGCGGCGCTGCGCGGCGGTCCGGGACGCGTTGCACCGGATCCGCCGGGAGCCGCGCGGCGCCCGCGACATCCTGTCCCAGCTCGGCGGCGCCGACGTGGCGGTGGCGACCGGGGTGCTGCTGGGCGCGGCGGCCCGGCGCCTGCCCGTGCTGCTGGACGGCCCGGTCGGCATCGCGGCCGGGCTGGTGGCGCGCGACCTGGCGGCGCAGACCCGGCACTGGTGCCTGCTGGCCGAGGCGGGCACGCTGGCGCTGGTGAAGCAGGGCGCCGACGTGCTGGGCCTGACCCCGGTGCTGCAGCTCGGCCTGGACCTGGGCGAGGGCGCGAACGCGCTGGCCGCCCTGCCGCTGCTGCGCAGCGCGATCGGCCTCACCGAGTCTCTCGGGGTGCATCCGGCCCTGCTGGACTCGCCCGGCGACCCCGGCTGGGAGGACGCCGACTTCGTCGAGCCGGAACCGGACGGTCCCGGCCCGGCGCGCGCCCCCGGTGCGTGA
- a CDS encoding WG repeat-containing protein, whose translation MLDATDPTEAKTETASSTDTNDAIDAEPADTVVEDGRTSKIFEEFRSEADPNSSRSGSAPPALADEVTADTASKVDTLSTEQATEPAPRAAAGDATPDPVAKTATPAVKRDAPAPSDTTTSASPEPDPPAPKPEPEPGPAVAPWGPEPEPGPPAPEPEPGPPAPEPEPGPPAPEPKPGPPAPEPKPGPPAAEPEPEPGRAVAPWGAEPEPAVAPWGAERTVPTAHPPVSTPAGPARTRTEPEDVLSAYPWRLCPKTLRELADDPDPLRVVRDRLTDKLEYAERAAVRARLLSLRAVASRALGDLDPALADAREALDHAEATTDLHLTALVRTRLAVVLQWRGEYAEADRRYAEADSAELPDVLRAAIAELAARCRFEQGRHLEACTLFERALDLRRVEDPELVARVELALDVVHTRVRESGWGPYARTAEQVRQQPPRPHRAQDHESGLWGYADSDGTLVVPQRYADVAPFHDGLAWVRLPSGRAWELIDTAGTTVIDESAGYRGVGPFGDGLAWVTRDGTGGWFAIDSRNRVVVEGGFDDVRAFRNGLAPVRRGVGWGAVDRDGRLVVQPKYLGFATALAGGRHLDGFTDEGLAVVDAGNRKGVVDRGGREVVPAVHAALLIHPTAFVVGDRDGRWGALDRQGEPLVELTHPNPAAALDEVARRQVDIRPVL comes from the coding sequence GTGCTCGACGCCACCGACCCCACCGAGGCGAAAACCGAGACTGCATCCAGCACGGACACCAACGACGCCATCGACGCCGAACCCGCCGACACCGTGGTGGAAGACGGCCGCACCTCCAAGATCTTTGAAGAGTTCCGGTCAGAAGCTGACCCGAACTCCTCAAGATCCGGAAGTGCTCCCCCTGCGCTCGCGGACGAGGTGACAGCCGACACGGCGAGCAAGGTGGACACACTCTCGACAGAGCAAGCGACCGAACCGGCCCCACGGGCCGCGGCCGGCGACGCAACACCCGACCCGGTAGCGAAGACCGCGACCCCCGCGGTCAAGCGCGACGCCCCGGCGCCGTCCGACACCACCACCTCCGCAAGCCCCGAACCCGACCCACCCGCCCCGAAGCCGGAGCCGGAGCCCGGCCCGGCCGTGGCCCCCTGGGGACCAGAGCCCGAGCCCGGACCACCCGCGCCCGAGCCCGAGCCCGGACCACCCGCGCCCGAGCCCGAGCCCGGACCACCCGCGCCCGAGCCCAAGCCCGGACCACCCGCGCCCGAGCCCAAGCCCGGGCCACCCGCGGCAGAGCCCGAGCCCGAGCCCGGACGGGCAGTAGCCCCCTGGGGAGCGGAGCCCGAGCCGGCCGTAGCCCCCTGGGGAGCGGAGCGGACCGTACCCACCGCCCATCCTCCGGTCAGCACCCCCGCCGGGCCGGCGCGTACCCGGACCGAACCCGAGGACGTGCTCTCCGCGTACCCGTGGCGGTTGTGTCCGAAGACGCTGCGCGAGTTGGCCGACGACCCGGACCCGCTGCGGGTCGTGCGGGACCGCCTGACCGACAAGCTTGAGTACGCGGAACGCGCCGCCGTCCGCGCCCGGCTGCTGAGCCTGCGCGCGGTGGCCTCCCGCGCCCTGGGCGACCTGGACCCGGCGCTGGCGGACGCCCGGGAGGCGCTGGACCACGCCGAGGCGACCACCGACCTGCACCTCACCGCGCTCGTCCGGACCCGCCTGGCCGTGGTGCTGCAGTGGCGCGGCGAGTACGCCGAGGCCGACCGCCGGTACGCCGAGGCCGACTCGGCGGAGCTGCCGGACGTGCTGCGGGCGGCCATCGCGGAGCTGGCGGCCCGGTGCCGTTTCGAGCAGGGACGCCACCTGGAGGCGTGCACGCTGTTCGAGCGCGCGCTGGATCTGCGCCGGGTGGAGGACCCGGAGCTGGTCGCGCGGGTGGAGCTGGCCCTGGACGTGGTGCACACCCGGGTTCGGGAGAGCGGTTGGGGTCCGTACGCGCGCACGGCCGAACAGGTCCGGCAGCAGCCGCCCCGGCCGCACCGGGCGCAGGACCACGAGTCGGGCCTGTGGGGGTACGCGGATTCCGACGGCACGCTGGTGGTGCCGCAGCGCTACGCGGACGTGGCGCCGTTCCACGACGGTCTGGCGTGGGTGCGCCTCCCGTCGGGGCGCGCGTGGGAGCTGATCGACACCGCGGGCACGACGGTGATCGACGAGTCGGCCGGGTACCGCGGGGTGGGCCCGTTCGGCGACGGGCTGGCGTGGGTGACCCGGGACGGCACGGGCGGCTGGTTCGCCATCGACTCGCGCAACCGGGTCGTGGTGGAGGGCGGCTTCGACGACGTACGCGCGTTCCGCAACGGGCTGGCCCCGGTGCGCCGCGGCGTCGGCTGGGGTGCGGTGGACCGCGACGGGCGGCTGGTGGTGCAGCCGAAGTACCTGGGGTTCGCGACCGCGCTGGCGGGCGGGCGGCATCTGGACGGCTTCACCGACGAGGGCCTGGCGGTGGTGGACGCGGGCAACCGCAAGGGTGTCGTGGACCGCGGCGGGCGGGAGGTCGTGCCCGCGGTGCACGCGGCCCTGCTGATCCACCCGACGGCGTTCGTGGTCGGTGACCGCGACGGCCGGTGGGGCGCGCTGGACCGCCAGGGCGAGCCGCTGGTCGAGCTGACGCATCCGAACCCGGCGGCGGCGCTGGACGAGGTGGCCCGGCGGCAGGTGGACATCCGGCCCGTTCTGTAA
- a CDS encoding pentapeptide repeat-containing protein, with amino-acid sequence MLRRAKLRGAKLRRARLRGAKLRRARLRRAGLQWAKLRGARLRRAKLRGARLQWARLRGARLQWARLRWTGPVRGRRSPGPPGVRRGPRPGLAPPRRGTRPCLVVRTTDVRCRGTRPRRRRRRGGGRGPGTPLGHPRTVVVGQRLLQVRLRVPERCPAVDRPDVLGVRHRAVPGGLFTRGLCTGGLFTGGRRALAGGAVRVAVVRAVGPGRRVGGGRIDGGVEHRGVHRAQASLVARVALAGHRLPLPGDLVQPAGLVVPAAGTRVRAPAVHLAPGRVADAWRRSVTTRSTLSGNLAAAGGHTGYIRPAPLLGYRGGD; translated from the coding sequence ATGCTGCGACGGGCCAAGCTGCGAGGGGCCAAGCTGCGACGGGCCAGGCTGCGAGGGGCCAAGCTGCGACGGGCCAGGCTGCGACGGGCCGGGCTGCAATGGGCCAAGCTGCGAGGGGCCAGGCTGCGACGGGCCAAGCTGCGAGGGGCCAGGCTGCAATGGGCCAGGCTGCGAGGGGCCAGGCTGCAATGGGCCAGGCTGCGGTGGACCGGCCCGGTGCGGGGCCGGCGGTCCCCCGGCCCGCCCGGGGTACGGCGCGGACCCCGGCCCGGCCTGGCCCCGCCCCGCCGGGGAACCCGGCCGTGCCTCGTCGTACGGACCACCGACGTACGGTGTCGGGGAACCCGGCCGCGACGGCGGCGGCGACGCGGGGGCGGCCGGGGGCCGGGGACTCCGCTCGGCCATCCGCGGACCGTAGTAGTTGGCCAGCGCCTCCTGCAGGTTCGGCTGCGCGTCCCGGAACGGTGTCCGGCTGTCGACCGGCCGGATGTGCTCGGGGTGCGGCACCGGGCGGTTCCAGGCGGGCTGTTCACGCGCGGGCTGTGCACGGGCGGGCTGTTCACGGGCGGCCGCCGCGCGCTGGCCGGCGGCGCCGTCCGGGTCGCGGTTGTCCGCGCCGTCGGTCCAGGACGGCGGGTCGGCGGGGGGCGGATCGACGGTGGGGTCGAACACCGGGGTGTGCACCGCGCGCAGGCGTCCCTGGTCGCCCGGGTAGCGCTGGCCGGGCACCGGCTGCCACTCCCAGGTGATCTCGTACAGCCAGCCGGGCTCGTCGTCCCAGCCGCCGGCACCCGCGTGAGAGCTCCAGCCGTTCATCTGGCACCCGGAAGGGTGGCTGATGCTTGGCGACGCTCCGTCACGACGAGATCCACCTTGTCGGGAAATTTGGCGGCGGCAGGGGGGCACACC
- a CDS encoding adenosylcobinamide-GDP ribazoletransferase yields MRDLAAGLRLALTTLTVVPLRAGRVDRAVAAVAMAAAPAVGALLGLAVAAVLAGFEAAGAPAGLAAVLAVAAGAVLTRGLHLDGLADTVDALGSYRSAGGALEIMKKPDIGPFGVAAIVLTLLVQASALTGLGAGAVVAAWAAGRLAVPLACRRGVPAARPEGLGALVAGTVPAPVAAAGVALVAAASIWAVPGRPWQGPAAVAAASLAALLLVRHAVRRFGGVTGDVIGAAVETAASVALIGLVLA; encoded by the coding sequence GTGCGTGACCTCGCGGCGGGCCTGCGGCTGGCGCTCACCACGCTGACCGTCGTGCCGTTGCGTGCGGGCCGGGTGGACCGTGCCGTGGCGGCGGTGGCGATGGCGGCGGCCCCGGCGGTCGGCGCGCTGCTGGGTCTGGCCGTCGCGGCGGTGCTGGCGGGCTTCGAGGCCGCCGGTGCTCCCGCCGGGCTGGCCGCCGTACTGGCCGTGGCCGCCGGGGCGGTGCTCACCCGCGGGCTGCACCTGGACGGGCTGGCCGACACGGTGGACGCGCTGGGCTCGTACCGGTCGGCCGGCGGCGCGCTGGAGATCATGAAGAAGCCGGACATCGGCCCGTTCGGGGTGGCGGCGATCGTGCTGACGCTGCTGGTGCAGGCGAGCGCGCTGACCGGGCTGGGCGCGGGGGCGGTGGTCGCGGCGTGGGCCGCGGGTCGCCTCGCGGTCCCGCTGGCCTGCCGCCGGGGCGTCCCGGCGGCGCGGCCCGAGGGGCTGGGCGCGCTGGTCGCCGGTACCGTGCCGGCACCGGTCGCCGCCGCCGGGGTGGCGCTGGTGGCGGCCGCGTCGATCTGGGCGGTGCCGGGCCGGCCGTGGCAGGGCCCGGCCGCCGTCGCCGCCGCGAGCCTGGCCGCGCTGCTGCTGGTTCGCCACGCGGTACGCCGCTTCGGCGGGGTGACCGGCGACGTCATCGGCGCGGCGGTGGAGACCGCGGCGAGTGTCGCCCTGATCGGCCTAGTGCTGGCCTGA